The following is a genomic window from Geminicoccus roseus DSM 18922.
CGATCGCCGTGGGTCTTTCCCTGGTGATGATTGCCGCCTCGATGCTCACCGCGCGCCAGCGGCCGGACAGCGAGAAGCTGTCCGCCTACGAGTGCGGGTTCGAGCCCTTCGAGGATGCGCGCGGCCGGTTCGACGTGCGCTTCTACCTGGTCGCCATCCTGTTCATCATCTTCGATCTCGAGGTCG
Proteins encoded in this region:
- a CDS encoding NADH-quinone oxidoreductase subunit A, which encodes MQGYLAEYFPILIFIAIAVGLSLVMIAASMLTARQRPDSEKLSAYECGFEPFEDARGRFDVRFYLVAILFIIFDLEVAFLFPWAITLGETGAFGFWSMMVFLAVLTIGFVYEWKKGALEWD